A genome region from Micromonospora peucetia includes the following:
- a CDS encoding septum formation initiator family protein → MTIDKRDRRDVTGGGQRTPRSGGRTAAERTTRIGTGMPPADRVNRQGETRARGAREFPTQGSAALRPAERDDAGTARAPRLRVAPPPPVKVPRAPFAALVLVLVVGGVLGILLVNTKINENAFRLEKLQEQQARLDVEQQQLNKQIADAEAPGNLEAQARRLGLVEAGEPAYIRLPDGKVIGVPQPAEGQPSITSQQGAGG, encoded by the coding sequence ATGACTATTGACAAGCGCGACCGCCGGGACGTCACCGGCGGCGGGCAGCGCACACCGCGGTCGGGGGGCCGGACCGCGGCGGAGCGGACCACGCGCATCGGGACCGGCATGCCGCCGGCGGACCGGGTGAACCGGCAGGGGGAGACTCGCGCCCGGGGGGCGCGCGAGTTCCCGACCCAGGGCAGCGCCGCGCTGCGTCCGGCGGAGCGGGACGACGCCGGTACGGCGCGTGCGCCCCGGCTGCGGGTGGCGCCGCCGCCGCCGGTGAAGGTGCCGCGGGCACCGTTCGCCGCGCTGGTGCTGGTGCTGGTGGTCGGCGGGGTGCTCGGCATCCTGCTGGTCAACACGAAGATCAACGAGAACGCCTTCCGGCTGGAGAAGCTCCAGGAGCAGCAGGCCAGGCTCGACGTGGAGCAGCAGCAGCTGAACAAGCAGATCGCCGACGCGGAGGCCCCGGGCAACCTGGAGGCCCAGGCCCGCAGGCTCGGTCTGGTGGAGGCGGGCGAGCCGGCCTACATCCGGCTGCCCGACGGCAAGGTGATCGGCGTGCCGCAGCCGGCCGAGGGCCAGCCCTCGATCACCAGCCAGCAGGGCGCGGGAGGCTGA
- a CDS encoding Mur ligase family protein, whose translation MPLRAKVASSVSRTAAALSRAAGRGDGSVIGGWIGLKIDPDLLAHLSAGRAIALISGTNGKTTTTRLTAAAVGVLGRVATNSFGANMPTGHTSALAKAGSTPYAVLEVDEHYLAQVLDATEPHVVALLNLSRDQLDRAKEVAMMAQLWRAALVRHTDVRIVANADDPMVVWAATPPPNHDHRIAPPHVTWFSAGQRWHDDSWVCPECGSTIQRSGDQWWCSGCPLRRPEPQWTVEDDGVVDPTGAWHKVKLQLPGKVNVGNAATALAVAAEFGVRPVDAVLQLGTVSSVAGRYAQVDRDGRNIRLLLAKNPASWLEAFDMADLAPTLLSINARDPDGLDTSWLFDVDFAPLRGRQVLITGDRAYDLAVRLEVNDVPFQHVRTFDDAIRSVPPGRLEVIANYTAFQDIRAELDRVN comes from the coding sequence ATGCCCCTGCGGGCAAAGGTGGCCAGCTCGGTGTCGCGGACCGCCGCGGCACTGTCGCGGGCCGCGGGGCGCGGTGACGGCTCCGTGATCGGCGGCTGGATCGGCCTGAAGATCGACCCCGACCTGCTGGCCCACCTGTCGGCGGGGCGCGCCATCGCCCTGATCTCCGGCACCAACGGCAAGACCACCACCACCCGGCTCACCGCCGCGGCCGTCGGGGTGCTCGGCCGGGTCGCCACCAACTCGTTCGGCGCCAACATGCCGACCGGGCACACCTCGGCGCTCGCCAAGGCCGGCAGCACGCCCTATGCGGTGCTGGAGGTCGACGAGCACTACCTCGCCCAGGTGCTCGACGCCACCGAGCCGCACGTGGTGGCGCTGCTCAACCTCTCCCGCGACCAGCTCGACCGGGCCAAGGAGGTCGCCATGATGGCGCAGCTCTGGCGTGCCGCGCTGGTCCGGCACACCGACGTCCGCATCGTCGCCAACGCCGACGACCCGATGGTGGTGTGGGCCGCGACCCCGCCGCCCAACCACGACCACCGCATCGCCCCGCCGCACGTCACCTGGTTCAGCGCCGGGCAGCGCTGGCACGACGACTCCTGGGTCTGCCCCGAGTGCGGCTCCACCATCCAGCGCTCCGGCGACCAGTGGTGGTGCAGCGGCTGCCCGCTGCGCCGGCCCGAGCCGCAGTGGACGGTGGAGGACGACGGCGTGGTCGACCCGACCGGGGCCTGGCACAAGGTCAAGCTCCAGCTTCCCGGCAAGGTCAACGTCGGCAACGCCGCGACCGCGTTGGCCGTCGCCGCCGAGTTCGGCGTCCGGCCCGTCGACGCGGTGCTCCAGCTCGGCACCGTCTCCTCCGTCGCGGGCCGCTACGCGCAGGTCGACCGGGACGGGCGCAACATCCGGCTGCTGCTGGCGAAGAACCCGGCCAGCTGGCTGGAGGCGTTCGACATGGCCGACCTCGCCCCGACACTGCTCTCCATCAACGCCCGGGACCCCGACGGGCTGGACACCTCCTGGCTCTTCGACGTCGACTTCGCCCCGCTACGGGGCCGGCAGGTGTTGATCACAGGCGACCGCGCGTACGACCTCGCGGTCCGGCTGGAGGTCAACGACGTGCCCTTCCAGCATGTGCGGACGTTCGACGACGCCATCCGGTCGGTGCCCCCGGGGCGCCTGGAGGTCATCGCGAACTACACCGCGTTCCAGGACATCCGAGCGGAGTTGGACCGTGTCAACTGA
- the mraZ gene encoding division/cell wall cluster transcriptional repressor MraZ has product MFLGTHTPRLDDKGRLILPAKFRDELAGGVVITKGQDRCLYAFPMPEFQRIAEQLRAQPMTNKAARAYSRVFFASAHDEVPDKQGRVTIPAHLRNYAALDRDLVVIGASTRVEIWDKTAWETYLAESEDDFADIEEGVLPGGL; this is encoded by the coding sequence ATGTTCCTCGGCACCCACACCCCGCGCCTGGACGACAAAGGCCGGTTGATCCTCCCGGCGAAGTTCCGGGACGAGCTGGCGGGGGGTGTCGTGATCACGAAAGGGCAGGATCGCTGCCTCTACGCCTTTCCGATGCCCGAGTTCCAACGGATCGCGGAGCAGTTGCGCGCGCAGCCGATGACGAACAAGGCGGCCCGGGCCTACAGCCGGGTCTTCTTCGCCAGCGCCCACGACGAGGTGCCTGACAAGCAGGGCCGGGTGACGATCCCGGCCCACCTGCGGAACTATGCCGCCCTCGATCGGGATCTGGTCGTGATCGGCGCGAGCACCCGGGTGGAGATCTGGGACAAGACAGCCTGGGAGACCTACCTCGCGGAGAGCGAAGACGACTTCGCCGACATCGAGGAGGGGGTGCTGCCCGGCGGTCTGTAG
- the mraY gene encoding phospho-N-acetylmuramoyl-pentapeptide-transferase gives MRAVIVAIGVAFLVSLLGTPIAIKVFTSLKAGQPIRSLGLASNQGKKGTPTMGGVVFILATVIAYVAGHLALTTLPDAQIAQVEPTITALVLLGLMVFSGAVGFIDDFLKVRKRHSGGLNKRGKLFGQILVGAVFGVVALYFPSTMTDASGAATNTETVGSTTLSFIRDIPALDITKIGAVVLFIFVVMAATNGVNLTDGLDGLATGASVMVLAAYALIAFWQYRHWCADPNYTQDYCYAVRDPLEIALIAGAAAGACVGFLWWNTSPARIFMGDTGALGLGGLIAGMAMSTRTILLLPIIGGLFVIITMSLVIQVISFRTTGKRVFRMSPLHHHFELAGWSEVNIVVRFWIIAGIGVAIALGLFYSEFLANMT, from the coding sequence ATGAGGGCGGTCATCGTCGCCATCGGGGTGGCCTTCCTGGTGTCGCTGCTCGGCACCCCGATCGCGATCAAGGTCTTCACCAGTCTCAAGGCCGGGCAGCCGATCCGATCCCTCGGGCTCGCCAGCAACCAGGGCAAGAAGGGCACGCCGACGATGGGCGGCGTGGTGTTCATCCTCGCCACGGTCATCGCGTACGTGGCCGGTCACCTGGCCCTGACCACCCTGCCGGACGCGCAGATCGCCCAGGTCGAGCCGACGATCACCGCGCTGGTGCTGCTGGGGCTGATGGTCTTCTCCGGCGCCGTCGGTTTCATCGACGACTTCCTCAAGGTGCGCAAGCGGCACAGCGGGGGGCTCAACAAGCGCGGCAAGCTGTTCGGCCAGATCCTGGTCGGCGCGGTCTTCGGCGTGGTGGCGCTCTATTTCCCGAGCACCATGACCGACGCCTCGGGGGCGGCGACCAACACCGAGACGGTGGGCAGCACCACGCTCAGCTTCATCCGGGACATCCCGGCGCTCGACATCACCAAGATCGGCGCGGTGGTCCTCTTCATCTTCGTGGTGATGGCCGCGACCAACGGCGTCAACCTCACCGACGGCCTCGACGGCCTGGCCACCGGCGCCTCGGTGATGGTCCTGGCGGCGTACGCGCTGATCGCGTTCTGGCAGTACCGGCACTGGTGCGCCGACCCGAACTACACCCAGGACTACTGCTACGCCGTCCGGGACCCGCTGGAGATCGCGCTGATCGCCGGTGCGGCGGCCGGGGCCTGCGTCGGCTTCCTGTGGTGGAACACCTCGCCGGCACGGATCTTCATGGGCGACACCGGCGCGCTGGGCCTCGGCGGCCTGATCGCCGGCATGGCGATGTCCACCCGGACGATCCTGCTGCTGCCCATCATCGGCGGCCTCTTCGTGATCATCACGATGTCCCTGGTGATCCAGGTCATCTCGTTCCGTACCACCGGCAAGCGGGTGTTCCGGATGTCGCCGCTGCATCACCACTTCGAGCTCGCCGGCTGGAGCGAGGTCAACATCGTGGTCCGCTTCTGGATCATCGCCGGCATCGGCGTGGCCATCGCGCTCGGCCTGTTCTACAGCGAGTTCCTGGCCAACATGACCTGA
- a CDS encoding peptidoglycan D,D-transpeptidase FtsI family protein, producing MPPRSDEPRRDATGSRRGSSRNTGGRGAEPRSGEPGVGGISDARAYTPRGRTVREQRAGGRAERTPDAGPTEQRRTPRSTRSGDPFRPALQVLDGGRGGAGRAGRREAAGRPGVVRTVTPRTPRHDDDPPAPRRRTTPRPARRPDRPAARRPSRKPPKPPRLADPRRRLRLGTVLTLTLFAVIGIRLVVLQTVETPAYADRGVADRLRTVTLPAARGAIYDRSGAPLAHSVEARYVYADPTQIEDQQATARALSPLLGIRASELAEKMKPRKRDNGKDSQFEYLARGVDIAQARRIIALGLPGIYTHRDERREVPGGDLAANLLGFTSQDMVGLEGLEARYDDLLRGKDGKRVYEVGLGDLTAPIPGGYSETTRAKPGSSLQLTTDRDLQFMTQRMLSKHMAQSKGSTGAAVVIEIPSGEVLAQASHPTYNAAKPVPSEPTDREDAATSFVVDPGSVHKAITFGAALQERVITPDTTLPIANSIKKGDTWFSDTHRAGGKRMSLPGMMAYSSNVGTIQIADKLGPERLIDYQKRFGLGEPTRVGMPGEASGRLLPADKWSESSHGSVPIGHSVDATPLQMAAAYATIANNGTYVQPRLVKEVIGPDGKRTPTEAPVTRSVLSPENAAALRHILEAVTTVEDGTGKAAAIPEWRVAGKTGTGWRLVDGRKQPGEVASFIGMAPAEKPRYVIAVFAHTPSGGGGDIAAPAFRDMMQFTLRHYGVPPSGEKAPKFTVYPR from the coding sequence GTGCCGCCGAGATCGGATGAACCGCGCCGGGACGCCACAGGCTCCCGGCGCGGTTCGTCCCGTAACACCGGTGGCCGGGGCGCCGAACCGCGCTCCGGCGAGCCGGGGGTCGGTGGCATCTCCGACGCCCGGGCGTACACCCCGCGCGGGCGCACCGTGCGCGAGCAGCGCGCCGGCGGACGCGCCGAGCGGACCCCCGACGCCGGCCCCACCGAGCAGCGCCGGACCCCGCGCAGCACCCGCTCCGGCGACCCGTTCCGCCCCGCCCTGCAGGTGCTCGACGGCGGGCGCGGGGGCGCCGGCCGGGCCGGCCGGCGGGAGGCGGCGGGCCGCCCCGGCGTCGTCCGCACCGTCACGCCGCGCACCCCACGCCACGACGACGACCCGCCGGCGCCGCGCCGCCGCACGACCCCGCGCCCCGCGCGCCGGCCGGACCGCCCGGCCGCCCGGCGGCCGTCGCGCAAGCCGCCGAAGCCGCCCCGGCTGGCCGATCCCCGGCGCCGGCTGCGGCTGGGCACCGTGCTCACCCTGACGCTGTTCGCCGTCATCGGCATCCGGCTGGTCGTCCTCCAGACCGTGGAGACCCCGGCGTACGCCGACCGCGGCGTCGCCGACCGGTTGCGCACCGTCACCCTGCCGGCGGCGCGCGGCGCCATCTACGACCGGTCCGGCGCCCCGCTGGCGCACAGCGTCGAGGCCCGCTACGTCTACGCCGACCCGACCCAGATCGAGGACCAGCAGGCCACCGCCAGGGCGCTGTCCCCGCTGCTCGGCATCCGGGCCTCCGAACTGGCCGAGAAGATGAAGCCGCGCAAGCGGGACAACGGCAAGGACTCGCAGTTCGAGTACCTCGCCCGGGGGGTGGACATCGCCCAGGCCCGGCGGATCATCGCGCTGGGGCTGCCCGGCATCTACACCCACCGCGACGAGCGGCGCGAGGTGCCCGGCGGCGACCTCGCGGCCAATCTGCTCGGCTTCACCAGCCAGGACATGGTCGGGCTGGAAGGGCTGGAGGCCCGCTACGACGACCTGCTGCGCGGCAAGGACGGCAAGCGGGTGTACGAGGTCGGGCTCGGCGACCTGACCGCCCCGATCCCCGGCGGCTACAGCGAGACGACCAGGGCCAAGCCGGGCAGTTCCCTCCAGCTCACCACCGACCGCGATTTGCAGTTCATGACGCAGCGGATGCTCAGCAAGCACATGGCCCAGAGCAAGGGCAGCACCGGCGCGGCGGTGGTGATCGAGATTCCCTCCGGCGAGGTGCTGGCCCAGGCCAGCCACCCCACCTACAACGCGGCGAAGCCGGTGCCGAGCGAGCCGACCGACCGGGAGGACGCGGCCACCAGCTTCGTGGTCGACCCCGGCTCGGTGCACAAGGCGATCACCTTCGGCGCCGCGCTCCAGGAGCGGGTGATCACCCCGGACACCACGCTGCCGATCGCCAACAGCATCAAGAAGGGCGACACCTGGTTCTCCGACACCCACCGGGCCGGCGGAAAGCGGATGAGCCTGCCCGGCATGATGGCGTACTCGTCCAACGTCGGCACCATCCAGATCGCCGACAAGCTCGGCCCGGAACGCCTGATCGACTACCAGAAGCGGTTCGGCCTCGGGGAGCCGACGCGGGTCGGCATGCCGGGCGAGGCCAGCGGACGACTGCTGCCGGCCGACAAGTGGAGCGAGTCGTCGCACGGGTCGGTGCCGATCGGGCACAGCGTCGACGCCACACCGCTGCAGATGGCCGCCGCCTACGCGACGATCGCCAACAACGGCACGTACGTGCAGCCGCGCCTGGTCAAGGAGGTGATCGGGCCGGACGGGAAGCGTACGCCGACCGAAGCACCGGTGACCCGGTCGGTGCTCAGCCCGGAGAACGCCGCCGCGCTGCGGCACATCCTGGAGGCGGTCACCACGGTCGAGGACGGCACCGGAAAGGCCGCGGCGATCCCGGAGTGGCGGGTCGCCGGCAAGACCGGCACCGGCTGGCGGCTGGTCGACGGGCGCAAGCAGCCCGGCGAGGTGGCCTCGTTCATCGGGATGGCCCCGGCCGAGAAGCCCCGCTACGTGATCGCGGTCTTCGCGCACACCCCCTCCGGCGGGGGCGGGGACATCGCGGCCCCCGCGTTCCGGGACATGATGCAGTTCACGCTGCGTCACTACGGGGTGCCGCCGAGTGGGGAGAAAGCCCCGAAGTTCACGGTCTATCCGCGCTGA
- a CDS encoding UDP-N-acetylmuramoyl-L-alanyl-D-glutamate--2,6-diaminopimelate ligase — protein sequence MRSEPDDRVGSDAVPGNPRPRTVIGVRLGDLAARLAVEPPEGAAELVVTGVTHASQEVRPGDLYAALPGARRHGAEFAASAAAAGAVAVLTDPAGAPAVAEAGLPALVVSDPRAVLGTLAAAVYGDPTEGLTVIGVTGTAGKTSTAYLVESGLRAAGHTTGLIGTVETRLGDLVIDSVRTTPEATDLHAMLAAARERGVTALVMEVSSHALAMGRVGGVRFTVGGYTNFGSDHLDFHADSADYFAAKAQLFDGRCAVEVLNHDDPALKPLYGPATVTYSAAGDPTATWWAGGVGGEGYAQRFTAHGPGGLVLPAGVALPGRHNVANALLAIATLVAAGVDPETAAAGVAACGGVPGRLELVSAPGPVRGVVDYAHKADAIVAALAALREFGAGRLICVIGAGGDRDRGKRPVMGAAAAEGADVVLVTDDNPRTEDPAAIRAEVLTGARRAGTTARIEEVADRRTAIDAAVRLAGPGDVVAVLGKGHERGQEIGGEVLPFDDRTELADALRARFADPAGQR from the coding sequence GTGCGGTCGGAACCGGACGACCGGGTAGGGTCTGACGCCGTGCCCGGCAATCCTCGTCCCCGTACCGTGATCGGTGTCCGGCTCGGCGACCTCGCCGCCCGGCTCGCCGTCGAGCCCCCGGAGGGCGCCGCCGAGCTGGTGGTGACCGGGGTGACCCACGCCAGCCAGGAGGTCCGCCCCGGCGACCTGTACGCGGCCCTGCCGGGCGCCCGCCGGCACGGGGCGGAGTTCGCCGCCAGCGCGGCGGCGGCCGGCGCGGTGGCCGTCTTGACCGACCCGGCGGGTGCCCCGGCGGTGGCCGAGGCGGGCCTGCCGGCGTTGGTGGTGTCCGACCCGCGCGCGGTGCTGGGCACCCTCGCCGCGGCCGTCTACGGCGACCCGACCGAGGGCCTGACGGTGATCGGGGTGACCGGCACGGCCGGCAAGACCTCGACGGCCTACCTGGTCGAGTCCGGCCTGCGCGCCGCCGGCCACACCACCGGCCTGATCGGCACCGTGGAGACCCGCCTCGGCGACCTGGTGATCGACAGCGTGCGCACCACGCCCGAGGCCACCGACCTGCACGCCATGCTGGCCGCCGCCCGGGAACGCGGCGTCACCGCTTTGGTCATGGAGGTCTCCAGCCACGCCCTGGCGATGGGCCGGGTCGGCGGTGTCCGGTTCACCGTCGGCGGCTACACCAACTTCGGCTCCGACCACCTGGACTTCCACGCCGACTCGGCGGACTACTTCGCCGCGAAGGCGCAGCTGTTCGACGGGCGCTGCGCGGTGGAGGTGCTCAACCACGACGACCCGGCGCTGAAGCCGCTGTACGGCCCGGCCACGGTCACCTACTCGGCGGCCGGCGACCCGACCGCCACCTGGTGGGCCGGCGGGGTCGGCGGCGAGGGGTACGCGCAGCGGTTCACCGCGCACGGCCCGGGCGGGCTGGTGCTGCCGGCCGGCGTGGCGCTGCCGGGCCGGCACAACGTGGCCAACGCCCTGCTGGCAATCGCCACGCTGGTTGCCGCCGGGGTGGACCCGGAGACCGCCGCCGCCGGGGTGGCCGCCTGCGGCGGGGTTCCCGGCCGGCTGGAGCTGGTGAGCGCCCCCGGCCCGGTCCGGGGCGTGGTCGACTACGCACACAAGGCGGACGCGATCGTCGCCGCGCTGGCCGCGCTGCGCGAGTTCGGCGCCGGCCGGTTGATCTGCGTGATCGGTGCCGGAGGCGACCGGGACCGGGGCAAGCGGCCGGTGATGGGCGCCGCCGCGGCGGAGGGAGCCGACGTGGTGCTGGTGACCGACGACAACCCGCGCACCGAGGACCCGGCGGCGATCCGCGCCGAGGTGCTCACCGGTGCCCGGCGCGCCGGCACGACGGCCCGGATCGAGGAGGTGGCCGACCGGCGGACGGCGATCGACGCGGCGGTCCGGCTGGCCGGGCCGGGCGACGTGGTCGCGGTGCTCGGCAAGGGCCATGAGCGCGGGCAGGAGATCGGTGGCGAGGTGCTCCCGTTCGACGACCGCACCGAGCTGGCCGACGCGCTGCGCGCGCGCTTCGCCGACCCGGCGGGTCAGCGGTGA
- a CDS encoding FtsW/RodA/SpoVE family cell cycle protein has product MAALRGLLDRPLASYYLLLSSAGLLLLIGLTMVFSATSVRDYAANGNASTSVVKQAMFAVIGIVVFWVCQRLPATTYRSLGRPLLFTAVGLLLVLNLLLVYARLTKQESAQIGPIEARLLWLFVGGIQVQPSEFAKFALVLWGAHVIARKGAALGWWRELATPLFPVVGLLFVLVGYNDLGTMLCLLALVVGLLWAAGVRKRVFAALSAVGLLGIGLLVAVASLGAGSGETGAKNYRLARLTAFISPPPPDQCKLEDCYQIAQARYAIENGGWFGVGLGKSIAKWEWLPAAENDFIFAVVAEELGVVGCVVVVALFAVLAYTGLRIARRVEDPFRRLAAAAATTWLVGQAVINIGGVVGLLPLTGVPLPFISDGGSALVVTLAAIGMLASFARAEPDAARALHARPPARWVRLLWAPLPPLPGRRRRPAAPPAARGSVPRSRERRPDDQAAPRGVRLARTRRGSADERRR; this is encoded by the coding sequence CTGGCCGCGTTGCGCGGGCTGCTGGACCGGCCGCTGGCCTCCTACTACCTGCTGCTGTCGAGCGCCGGCCTGCTGCTGCTGATCGGCCTCACCATGGTCTTCTCGGCAACCAGCGTCCGGGACTACGCGGCCAACGGCAACGCCTCGACCTCCGTGGTGAAGCAGGCGATGTTCGCCGTGATCGGCATCGTCGTGTTCTGGGTCTGCCAGCGGCTGCCGGCGACGACCTACCGCTCCCTGGGCCGGCCGTTGCTCTTCACCGCCGTCGGCCTGCTGCTGGTGCTCAACCTGCTGCTCGTGTACGCCCGGCTGACCAAGCAGGAGTCGGCCCAGATCGGCCCGATCGAGGCCCGGCTGCTCTGGCTCTTCGTCGGCGGCATCCAGGTGCAACCCTCCGAGTTCGCGAAGTTCGCCCTGGTGCTCTGGGGAGCCCACGTGATCGCCCGCAAGGGCGCGGCGCTGGGCTGGTGGCGCGAGCTGGCCACCCCGCTCTTCCCCGTGGTCGGCCTGCTCTTCGTGCTGGTCGGCTACAACGACCTGGGCACCATGCTCTGCCTGCTGGCCCTGGTGGTGGGGCTGCTCTGGGCGGCCGGGGTGCGCAAGCGGGTCTTCGCCGCACTCTCCGCGGTGGGCCTGCTCGGCATCGGCCTGCTGGTCGCGGTGGCCTCGCTCGGCGCCGGCTCGGGCGAGACGGGCGCGAAGAACTACCGGCTGGCCCGGCTGACCGCCTTCATCAGCCCACCGCCGCCGGACCAGTGCAAACTGGAGGACTGCTACCAGATCGCCCAGGCCCGGTACGCGATCGAGAACGGCGGGTGGTTCGGCGTCGGCCTCGGCAAGAGCATCGCCAAGTGGGAGTGGCTGCCAGCGGCGGAGAACGACTTCATCTTCGCGGTGGTCGCCGAGGAACTGGGCGTCGTCGGGTGTGTGGTGGTGGTGGCGCTCTTCGCCGTGCTGGCGTACACCGGCCTGCGGATCGCCCGCCGGGTCGAGGACCCGTTCCGCCGGCTCGCCGCCGCGGCGGCGACCACCTGGCTGGTCGGCCAGGCGGTGATCAACATCGGTGGGGTGGTCGGCCTGCTGCCGCTGACCGGTGTGCCGCTGCCGTTCATCTCCGACGGCGGAAGCGCCCTGGTCGTCACCCTCGCCGCGATCGGGATGCTCGCCTCCTTCGCCCGCGCCGAACCCGACGCGGCCAGAGCGCTGCATGCCCGTCCGCCGGCCCGATGGGTCCGACTACTCTGGGCCCCGTTGCCGCCGCTTCCGGGGCGACGCCGCCGTCCGGCGGCGCCTCCGGCTGCCCGAGGGTCCGTACCCCGGTCGCGGGAGCGGCGGCCGGACGACCAGGCCGCACCGCGCGGCGTCCGGCTGGCCCGGACTCGCCGCGGGTCGGCTGACGAGAGGAGACGTTGA
- a CDS encoding UDP-N-acetylmuramoyl-tripeptide--D-alanyl-D-alanine ligase: MIALSLAEVASAVDGRLAGADPQVRVTGPVEFDSRKVGPGALFVAFPGEKVDGHDYAAGAVRAGAVAVLGTREVPGVPMVLVDDALAALGRLARAVVDRLPGLTVIGLTGSSGKTTTKDLIAQLTARLGPTVAPPGSFNNELGHPYTALQAGPETRYLVMEKGARGVGHVRYLCDVVPPRISVVLNVGVAHIGEFGSVETIALAKGELVEALPADGLAVLNADDPLVDAMAARTVARVIRYGEAAHADVRAEDVTLDDRGRPAYTLVTPEGTAPVRLGLTGRHQVSNSLAAAAVARELGMPLAETATALGALGLVSTRRMDVFERADGITVIDDSYNANPASMAVALRALAGIGRERRTVAVLGYMAELGPFERDGHAEVGRLTAELGVDRLLVVGEPAAPIHEGATSVGDWGGESVLLTDQAAAVEVLRSELRPGDVVLVKGSRYRTWEVADALRADAAGKGANGTATEGGAA, encoded by the coding sequence GTGATCGCGCTCAGCCTGGCCGAGGTCGCCTCGGCGGTCGACGGTCGGCTGGCCGGCGCGGACCCGCAGGTCCGGGTCACCGGGCCGGTCGAGTTCGACTCGCGCAAGGTGGGTCCGGGCGCGCTCTTCGTCGCCTTCCCGGGCGAGAAGGTGGACGGGCACGACTACGCCGCCGGGGCGGTGCGGGCCGGCGCCGTGGCGGTGCTCGGCACCCGGGAGGTGCCCGGCGTGCCGATGGTGCTGGTCGACGACGCGCTGGCCGCGCTGGGCCGGCTGGCCCGCGCGGTGGTCGACCGGCTGCCCGGGCTCACCGTCATCGGGTTGACCGGCTCGTCGGGCAAGACCACCACCAAGGACCTGATCGCCCAGCTCACCGCGCGGCTCGGCCCGACCGTCGCCCCGCCCGGGTCGTTCAACAACGAGCTGGGGCACCCGTACACGGCGTTGCAGGCCGGGCCGGAGACCCGCTACCTGGTGATGGAGAAGGGCGCCCGCGGGGTGGGACACGTGCGCTACCTCTGCGACGTGGTGCCGCCCCGGATCTCCGTGGTGCTCAACGTCGGGGTGGCGCACATCGGCGAGTTCGGCTCGGTGGAGACCATCGCGCTGGCCAAGGGCGAGTTGGTCGAGGCGCTGCCCGCCGACGGCCTGGCCGTGCTGAACGCCGACGACCCGCTGGTCGACGCGATGGCCGCCCGTACGGTCGCCCGGGTGATCCGCTACGGCGAGGCGGCGCACGCCGACGTGCGGGCCGAGGACGTGACGCTGGACGACCGGGGGCGGCCCGCGTACACCCTGGTCACCCCGGAGGGGACCGCGCCGGTGCGGCTCGGGTTGACCGGCCGGCACCAGGTGTCCAACTCGCTCGCCGCCGCCGCGGTGGCCCGCGAGCTGGGCATGCCGCTGGCCGAGACGGCCACCGCGCTGGGTGCGCTGGGCCTGGTCTCCACCCGCCGGATGGACGTCTTCGAGCGCGCCGACGGGATCACCGTGATCGACGACTCGTACAACGCCAACCCCGCCTCGATGGCCGTCGCGCTGCGCGCGCTGGCCGGCATCGGGCGGGAGCGGCGCACCGTCGCGGTGCTCGGCTACATGGCTGAGCTGGGCCCGTTCGAACGCGACGGGCACGCCGAGGTCGGCCGGCTAACGGCCGAACTGGGCGTCGACCGGCTGCTCGTGGTGGGCGAGCCGGCCGCGCCGATCCACGAAGGCGCGACATCGGTAGGTGACTGGGGAGGAGAGTCGGTGCTGCTCACCGATCAGGCGGCGGCCGTCGAGGTGCTGCGGAGCGAGTTACGGCCGGGAGACGTCGTCCTGGTGAAGGGCTCCCGGTACCGCACCTGGGAGGTGGCCGACGCGCTGCGCGCGGACGCCGCCGGCAAGGGTGCCAACGGGACGGCGACGGAGGGCGGCGCCGCATGA